Proteins encoded in a region of the Heterodontus francisci isolate sHetFra1 chromosome 19, sHetFra1.hap1, whole genome shotgun sequence genome:
- the actr8 gene encoding actin-related protein 8 isoform X1, with amino-acid sequence MTQVEQDNGKEKEKEKEQRGVKRPIVPAAIPESVLEPIQSNFIVVIHPGSSTLRIGRAADTLPVCVPHVIARRHKQQGQTQYEDLWLQRDGLNKPESNEQRQNGLKMVDQAIWSKKMSNGARRIPAPPDQVRAYNKQMRPAVLDTNSGVKWTNTSHQPEFLVGEEALYVNPSDCYNIHWPIRRGQFNLHAGPGGSLTAVLADLETIWTSAIQKFLEIPHKDLKYYRCILLIPDIYNRQHVKELINLLLNNIGFSGVVVHQESICATFGSGVSSACIVDVGEQKTSVCCVEDGVSHRNTRLRLAYGGSDVTRCFFWLMQRSAFPYRDCQLFNRMDCLLLQRLKETFCHLDQDISGIQDHEFKVRHPDSPALLYQLRLGDEKLQAPMALFYPATFGIVGQKITSLQHRSHGDSEDPHDEHYLVATQSKQEQAAKAIAERKALAKFAGFEIESGAQNADSAEKGHSHELELGTSQHDCLLAGNDSEDLPAALMARKTTVSQFEGKALGLDKSILHSIDCCGSDETKKKMYSSILVVGGGLMFHGAQEFLQHRILNKMPPSFRRIVENVEVITRPKDMDPRLIAWKGGAVLACLDTTQELWIHQREWQRFGVRMLRERAPFVW; translated from the exons ATGACCCAAGTGGAACAGGATAAcggcaaagagaaagagaaggagaaggagCAGCGCGGGGTGAAGCGGCCGATTGTCCCCGCCGCCATCCCCGAGTCTGTACTGGAG CCAATCCAGAGTAACTTCATTGTGGTTATTCATCCTGGTTCATCCACTCTAAGGATTGGTCGAGCTGCAGATACACTTCCCGTTTGTGTGCCTCATGTCATCGCCCGAAGACATAAACAGCAAGGACAGACGCAATATGAGGACCTATGGCTGCAAAGGGATGGTCTCAAT aaaccAGAAAGTAATGAGCAAAGACAGAATGGTCTTAAAATGGTGGATCAAGCCATATGGTCCAAAAAGATGTCAAATGGTGCGAGGCGAATTCCAGCTCCTCCAGATCAG GTGAGAGCATATAACAAGCAGATGAGACCAGCAGTCTTGGACACCAATTCTGGGGTCAAATGGACAAACACCTCGCATCAACCTGAGTTTCTTGTAGGAGAAGAG GCATTGTATGTAAATCCATCAGATTGCTACAATATACATTGGCCAATTCGCAGAGGCCAGTTTAACCTTCACGCAGGGCCTGGAGGTTCTCTCACTGCAGTACTGGCTGATCTGGAAACTATATGGACGTCTGCTATTCAGAAGTTCCTAGAAATTCCCCATAAAGACTTAAAG TATTACAGGTGTATTCTGCTAATCCCAGATATCTACAACAGACAACATGTTAAAGAGCTGATAAATCTACTTTTGAACAATATAGGATTCTCGG GTGTTGTTGTCCATCAAGAATCAATCTGTGCTACATTTGGAAGTGGTGTAAGCAGTGCTTGTATTGTAGATGTGGGGGAACAGAAGACCAGCGTGTGTTGTGTAGAGGATGGAGTGTCGCATCGAAATACCAG ATTGCGTTTAGCATATGGAGGATCTGATGTGACCAGATGTTTCTTCTGGCTTATGCAGCGGTCTGCTTTCCCATATAGAGATTGTCAACTGTTCAATCGAATGGACTGTCTTCTTCTTCAGCGGCTTAAAGAGACATTCTGCCATCTAGACCAG GATATCTCAGGAATTCAGGATCATGAGTTCAAGGTCCGTCACCCAGATTCTCCAGCATTATTATACCAGTTGCGACTAGGAGATGAGAAACTACAG GCACCAATGGCATTATTTTATCCAGCTACCTTTGGAATTGTGGGACAGAAGATAACCTCATTACAACACAGATCACATGGTGATTCAGAAGATCCGCATGATGAACACTACTTAGTGGCAACCCAGAGTAAACAGGAACAG GCTGCCAAAGCTATTGCTGAGAGGAAAGCACTGGCTAAGTTTGCTGGATTTGAAATAGAATCAGGCGCTCAGAATGCTGACAGTGCAGAGAAGGGTCATTCGCATGAACTGGAACTTGGAACTTCTCAGCATGATTGCCTACTGGCAGGAAATGATTCTGAGGATCTACCAGCAGCTCTGATGGCTAGAAAAACAACTGTGTCACAATTTGAAGGAAAGGCTTTGGGGCTTGATAAATCAATACTGCACAGTATTGATTGCTGTG gttctgatgaaacaaaaaagaaaaTGTACAGTTCCATTTTGGTGGTTGGAGGAGGTCTAATGTTCCACGGGGCTCAAGAATTTTTACAACACAGAATTCTGAACAAGATGCCACCTTCATTCCGCCGAATAGTAGAGAATGTTGAAGTTATCACAAGACCCAAG
- the actr8 gene encoding actin-related protein 8 isoform X2 has protein sequence MVDQAIWSKKMSNGARRIPAPPDQVRAYNKQMRPAVLDTNSGVKWTNTSHQPEFLVGEEALYVNPSDCYNIHWPIRRGQFNLHAGPGGSLTAVLADLETIWTSAIQKFLEIPHKDLKYYRCILLIPDIYNRQHVKELINLLLNNIGFSGVVVHQESICATFGSGVSSACIVDVGEQKTSVCCVEDGVSHRNTRLRLAYGGSDVTRCFFWLMQRSAFPYRDCQLFNRMDCLLLQRLKETFCHLDQDISGIQDHEFKVRHPDSPALLYQLRLGDEKLQAPMALFYPATFGIVGQKITSLQHRSHGDSEDPHDEHYLVATQSKQEQAAKAIAERKALAKFAGFEIESGAQNADSAEKGHSHELELGTSQHDCLLAGNDSEDLPAALMARKTTVSQFEGKALGLDKSILHSIDCCGSDETKKKMYSSILVVGGGLMFHGAQEFLQHRILNKMPPSFRRIVENVEVITRPKDMDPRLIAWKGGAVLACLDTTQELWIHQREWQRFGVRMLRERAPFVW, from the exons ATGGTGGATCAAGCCATATGGTCCAAAAAGATGTCAAATGGTGCGAGGCGAATTCCAGCTCCTCCAGATCAG GTGAGAGCATATAACAAGCAGATGAGACCAGCAGTCTTGGACACCAATTCTGGGGTCAAATGGACAAACACCTCGCATCAACCTGAGTTTCTTGTAGGAGAAGAG GCATTGTATGTAAATCCATCAGATTGCTACAATATACATTGGCCAATTCGCAGAGGCCAGTTTAACCTTCACGCAGGGCCTGGAGGTTCTCTCACTGCAGTACTGGCTGATCTGGAAACTATATGGACGTCTGCTATTCAGAAGTTCCTAGAAATTCCCCATAAAGACTTAAAG TATTACAGGTGTATTCTGCTAATCCCAGATATCTACAACAGACAACATGTTAAAGAGCTGATAAATCTACTTTTGAACAATATAGGATTCTCGG GTGTTGTTGTCCATCAAGAATCAATCTGTGCTACATTTGGAAGTGGTGTAAGCAGTGCTTGTATTGTAGATGTGGGGGAACAGAAGACCAGCGTGTGTTGTGTAGAGGATGGAGTGTCGCATCGAAATACCAG ATTGCGTTTAGCATATGGAGGATCTGATGTGACCAGATGTTTCTTCTGGCTTATGCAGCGGTCTGCTTTCCCATATAGAGATTGTCAACTGTTCAATCGAATGGACTGTCTTCTTCTTCAGCGGCTTAAAGAGACATTCTGCCATCTAGACCAG GATATCTCAGGAATTCAGGATCATGAGTTCAAGGTCCGTCACCCAGATTCTCCAGCATTATTATACCAGTTGCGACTAGGAGATGAGAAACTACAG GCACCAATGGCATTATTTTATCCAGCTACCTTTGGAATTGTGGGACAGAAGATAACCTCATTACAACACAGATCACATGGTGATTCAGAAGATCCGCATGATGAACACTACTTAGTGGCAACCCAGAGTAAACAGGAACAG GCTGCCAAAGCTATTGCTGAGAGGAAAGCACTGGCTAAGTTTGCTGGATTTGAAATAGAATCAGGCGCTCAGAATGCTGACAGTGCAGAGAAGGGTCATTCGCATGAACTGGAACTTGGAACTTCTCAGCATGATTGCCTACTGGCAGGAAATGATTCTGAGGATCTACCAGCAGCTCTGATGGCTAGAAAAACAACTGTGTCACAATTTGAAGGAAAGGCTTTGGGGCTTGATAAATCAATACTGCACAGTATTGATTGCTGTG gttctgatgaaacaaaaaagaaaaTGTACAGTTCCATTTTGGTGGTTGGAGGAGGTCTAATGTTCCACGGGGCTCAAGAATTTTTACAACACAGAATTCTGAACAAGATGCCACCTTCATTCCGCCGAATAGTAGAGAATGTTGAAGTTATCACAAGACCCAAG